A single region of the Streptomyces sp. NBC_00425 genome encodes:
- a CDS encoding bifunctional class I SAM-dependent methyltransferase/NUDIX hydrolase, whose translation MPHSDARGARDFVDPDSEGPPFERELPAREPAEAFLGELTGRRVLDLGCGTARRAARLVREHGAVVDAVDPAADAIGRARAAYGSLPGLRLFHATLDAHLRTAEPYDVIYSAGGVPSGELRLLAPSLATALAPGGVLCLSVPDDGPPTVPTTASTTARPATPAPGTWETLLAEHGLRVEETATLRTSGPANPPGPANPPGPAGRTGYRLVRARRPPRVCARPRGGGPPAAHAAIGVGAIVHGPRGLLLGRHRRGTWELPGGTVEPGESLRDTVVRELREETGLRAAPSDVRLLGTLLDEAGGIVRMTVGAVVTRWEGEPADQPDESVGDWRWYSLDRLPPSLFECSAQSLTVWRPDLPIDHAPTHFTPYGS comes from the coding sequence ATGCCCCACTCCGACGCCCGCGGCGCACGGGACTTCGTGGACCCGGACTCGGAAGGGCCGCCGTTCGAACGGGAGTTGCCCGCCCGGGAACCCGCCGAGGCGTTCCTGGGCGAGCTGACGGGGCGGCGCGTGCTGGATCTCGGGTGCGGAACGGCCCGTCGCGCCGCCCGGCTCGTGCGGGAGCACGGCGCCGTCGTCGACGCCGTCGACCCGGCGGCGGACGCGATCGGGCGGGCCCGCGCCGCCTACGGGTCCCTGCCCGGGCTGCGGCTCTTCCACGCCACCCTCGACGCACATCTGCGGACGGCCGAGCCCTACGACGTGATCTACTCCGCGGGCGGCGTCCCGTCCGGCGAACTGCGCCTGCTGGCACCCTCGCTGGCGACCGCGCTCGCACCCGGAGGAGTCCTGTGCCTCTCCGTACCGGACGACGGCCCGCCGACGGTCCCGACGACGGCTTCGACGACGGCTCGGCCGGCGACGCCCGCGCCCGGCACATGGGAGACGCTGCTCGCCGAACACGGGCTGCGCGTCGAGGAGACGGCCACCCTGCGCACGTCCGGCCCCGCGAACCCGCCCGGCCCCGCGAACCCGCCCGGCCCCGCGGGCCGGACCGGCTACCGCCTGGTGCGGGCACGGCGCCCCCCGCGCGTCTGCGCCCGCCCCCGCGGCGGCGGGCCGCCCGCAGCGCACGCCGCGATCGGCGTCGGCGCCATCGTGCACGGCCCCCGCGGGCTGCTCCTCGGCCGCCACCGCCGGGGCACGTGGGAGTTGCCCGGCGGCACGGTGGAGCCCGGCGAGTCCCTGCGGGACACGGTCGTCAGGGAGTTGCGCGAGGAGACCGGGCTGCGGGCCGCCCCGTCGGACGTCCGGCTGCTGGGCACGCTGCTCGACGAGGCCGGCGGCATCGTGCGGATGACGGTGGGCGCCGTGGTGACCCGCTGGGAGGGCGAGCCGGCCGACCAACCGGACGAGAGCGTCGGCGACTGGCGCTGGTACTCCCTCGACCGTCTGCCGCCGTCCCTGTTCGAGTGCAGCGCCCAGTCCCTCACCGTGTGGCGTCCGGACCTGCCGATCGACCACGCCCCGACCCACTTCACGCCCTACGGCTCCTGA
- a CDS encoding carboxymuconolactone decarboxylase family protein → MTGRIFIDKQSPKAYHALVQTSEAVRATAAEAGLERTVVELVNLRVSQLNGCAYCLDVHTRAALRAGEDTRRLGVLAAWRDTGLFTPLERAALALAEATTRPADAAAQEAAYADARAALTDDQISAVIWVAVTINAFNRVSVLSKHPVH, encoded by the coding sequence ATGACTGGACGGATCTTCATCGACAAGCAGAGCCCCAAGGCCTACCACGCGCTGGTCCAGACGTCCGAGGCGGTGCGGGCGACCGCCGCCGAGGCCGGCCTGGAGCGCACCGTCGTGGAACTCGTCAACCTGCGCGTCTCCCAGCTCAACGGCTGCGCCTACTGCCTCGACGTGCACACCAGGGCGGCGCTGCGCGCGGGCGAGGACACCCGGCGGCTGGGCGTCCTCGCCGCCTGGCGGGACACCGGCCTCTTCACTCCCCTGGAACGGGCCGCCCTGGCGCTGGCGGAGGCGACCACCCGGCCGGCCGACGCCGCCGCACAGGAGGCCGCGTACGCCGACGCCCGCGCGGCGCTCACCGACGACCAGATATCGGCGGTGATCTGGGTGGCCGTCACCATCAACGCCTTCAACCGCGTGTCCGTCCTCAGCAAGCATCCCGTGCACTGA
- a CDS encoding glycoside hydrolase family 16 protein — MNSPRPTRRLLVSLASLMAFAALSALPAHGASPPAAESAGRSVGAPASRAAAAVTFSDDFDGPAGAAVDGAKWQTETGDNVNNHERQYYTAGNRNAALDGQGHLVVTARRENPGNYACWYGRCEYTSARLNTAGRFTTTYGRVEARMKIPRGQGMWPAFWMLGDDIGRVGWPDSGEIDVMENVGFEPSTVHGTLHGPGYSGSGGIGAGYALPGGQAFADAFHTFAVDWSPNAITWSVDGAVYQRRTPADLGGRRWVFDKPFFLILNLAVGGYWPGDPDGGTVFPQQLLVDYVRVSTDTAQPAAGRITGIGGKCVDVAGADPADGTAVQLYDCNGTAAQQWSVGADGTIRALGKCLDVASGGTADGTPVRLWECNGTAAQQWALPAARDVVNPQANKCLDAAGGASANGTRLQIWTCTGAAQQKWTVTR; from the coding sequence ATGAACTCTCCGCGCCCGACCCGGCGCCTGCTGGTCTCCCTCGCCTCGCTCATGGCCTTCGCCGCGCTGTCCGCCCTGCCGGCGCACGGCGCGTCTCCGCCCGCGGCGGAATCCGCTGGACGCTCCGTCGGGGCCCCCGCGTCCCGGGCGGCGGCGGCCGTCACGTTCTCCGACGACTTCGACGGGCCGGCGGGCGCGGCCGTGGACGGGGCGAAATGGCAGACCGAGACCGGTGACAACGTCAACAACCACGAGCGGCAGTACTACACCGCGGGCAACCGCAACGCCGCCCTCGACGGACAGGGCCACCTGGTGGTCACCGCGCGGCGGGAGAATCCCGGCAACTACGCCTGCTGGTACGGGCGGTGCGAGTACACCTCCGCCCGCCTGAACACGGCCGGCCGGTTCACCACGACGTACGGCCGCGTCGAGGCCCGGATGAAGATCCCACGCGGCCAGGGCATGTGGCCCGCGTTCTGGATGCTCGGCGACGACATCGGCCGGGTCGGCTGGCCCGACTCGGGCGAGATCGACGTCATGGAGAACGTGGGCTTCGAGCCGTCCACGGTGCACGGGACGCTGCACGGCCCGGGCTACTCGGGCTCCGGCGGCATCGGCGCCGGGTACGCCCTGCCCGGGGGGCAGGCGTTCGCCGACGCCTTCCACACCTTCGCCGTCGACTGGAGCCCGAACGCGATCACCTGGTCCGTCGACGGCGCCGTCTACCAGCGGCGCACCCCCGCCGACCTGGGCGGACGTCGATGGGTCTTCGACAAGCCCTTCTTCCTGATCCTCAACCTCGCGGTCGGCGGCTACTGGCCCGGCGACCCCGACGGCGGCACGGTGTTCCCGCAGCAGCTCCTCGTCGACTACGTCCGCGTCAGCACCGACACCGCCCAGCCGGCCGCCGGCCGGATCACCGGGATCGGCGGCAAGTGCGTGGACGTGGCCGGGGCCGACCCCGCCGACGGCACGGCCGTGCAGCTGTACGACTGCAACGGCACCGCCGCCCAGCAGTGGTCGGTGGGAGCCGACGGCACGATCCGCGCGCTCGGCAAGTGTCTGGACGTCGCCTCGGGCGGCACGGCGGACGGCACCCCCGTCCGGCTCTGGGAGTGCAACGGCACCGCCGCCCAGCAGTGGGCCCTCCCCGCCGCGCGGGACGTCGTCAACCCGCAGGCGAACAAATGCCTGGACGCCGCGGGCGGAGCCTCCGCCAACGGCACCCGGCTGCAGATCTGGACCTGCACAGGCGCCGCCCAGCAGAAGTGGACGGTGACCCGATGA
- a CDS encoding purine-cytosine permease family protein — MTTTESSPTAARPTSPTSQATKETLEDYTLRFAPRSYRRWTPMVVATTALGGIAYMADFSIGAGIGLAHGTGNALVAIAVAAVVIFVTGFPLAYYGARYNIDLDLITRGSGFGYYGSVLTSVIFASFTFIFFALEGSIMAQGLKLGLGLPLWLGYLVSTLMVIPLVIYGMKALSKLQVWTTPVWLLLMVGPLVYLVATDPGTVDRFLAYAGTDGEGGVDTASVLLGAGVCLSLIAQIGEQIDYLRFMPPKTDANKRSWWTAVIMAGPGWVILGALKQAIGVFLAVYVIARVGADAAPEPIQQFKGAFDAMMPSWLVVPLAVALVVISQIKINVTNAYSGSLAWTNSFTRVTRHYPGRMVFVLVNLGFALALMEADMFSFLNDILGFYSNCAIAWVVTVATDIGVNKYLLKLSPLQPEFRRGMLHAVNPVGVVAFVAASGLSIAMYFHALGDTLQPYSPVAAAVIAFVLTPFMAAVTKGRYYLRRTEDGIDEALLDADGNPAATTYDCHVCRQPYERPDVAACRTHDAVVCSLCLSTDKTGGHVLPEEAPAV; from the coding sequence ATGACGACCACCGAGTCATCCCCCACCGCGGCCCGGCCGACGTCCCCCACGAGTCAGGCGACGAAGGAGACCCTGGAGGACTACACCCTCCGTTTCGCGCCCCGCAGTTACCGCCGCTGGACCCCCATGGTCGTCGCGACGACCGCCCTCGGCGGCATCGCCTACATGGCCGACTTCTCCATCGGCGCCGGCATCGGACTCGCCCACGGCACCGGCAACGCGCTCGTCGCGATCGCCGTCGCGGCGGTCGTCATCTTCGTCACCGGTTTCCCGCTCGCCTACTACGGCGCCCGCTACAACATCGATCTGGACCTGATCACCCGCGGCTCCGGATTCGGCTACTACGGCTCGGTGTTGACCAGCGTCATCTTCGCGAGCTTCACCTTCATCTTCTTCGCCCTCGAGGGCTCGATCATGGCCCAGGGCCTGAAACTGGGACTCGGACTCCCCCTGTGGCTGGGCTACCTGGTCTCCACGCTGATGGTGATACCGCTGGTGATCTACGGCATGAAGGCGCTCAGCAAACTCCAGGTGTGGACGACGCCGGTCTGGCTGCTGCTGATGGTCGGCCCGCTGGTCTACCTGGTCGCCACCGACCCCGGCACCGTCGACCGCTTCCTCGCCTACGCCGGCACCGACGGCGAGGGCGGGGTCGACACCGCGTCCGTGCTGCTGGGCGCGGGCGTGTGCCTCTCGCTCATCGCGCAGATCGGCGAGCAGATCGACTACCTGCGCTTCATGCCGCCCAAGACCGACGCGAACAAGCGCAGTTGGTGGACCGCAGTCATCATGGCCGGACCCGGCTGGGTGATCCTCGGCGCGCTCAAGCAGGCCATCGGCGTCTTCCTCGCCGTGTACGTCATCGCCCGGGTCGGCGCGGACGCCGCTCCCGAGCCGATCCAGCAGTTCAAGGGCGCGTTCGACGCGATGATGCCGTCCTGGCTCGTGGTGCCGCTGGCCGTGGCACTCGTCGTGATCAGCCAGATCAAGATCAACGTGACCAACGCGTACTCCGGCTCGCTGGCCTGGACCAACTCCTTCACCCGCGTCACCCGGCACTACCCCGGCCGTATGGTCTTCGTCCTGGTCAACCTCGGTTTCGCGCTGGCCCTGATGGAAGCCGACATGTTCAGCTTCCTCAACGACATCCTCGGCTTCTACTCGAACTGCGCCATCGCCTGGGTGGTCACCGTCGCCACCGACATCGGCGTGAACAAGTACCTGTTGAAACTCTCGCCTCTGCAGCCGGAGTTCCGGCGCGGCATGCTGCACGCCGTGAACCCGGTGGGCGTCGTCGCCTTCGTCGCCGCGTCCGGTCTTTCCATCGCGATGTACTTCCACGCCCTCGGCGACACGCTCCAGCCGTACTCCCCCGTCGCCGCGGCCGTCATCGCGTTCGTCCTCACGCCGTTCATGGCCGCCGTCACCAAGGGCAGGTACTACCTTCGCCGTACGGAGGACGGCATCGACGAGGCCTTGCTCGACGCCGACGGCAACCCGGCGGCGACGACGTACGACTGCCACGTCTGCCGGCAGCCCTACGAGCGCCCCGACGTGGCCGCCTGCCGGACCCACGACGCGGTCGTCTGCTCCCTGTGCCTGAGCACGGACAAGACCGGCGGCCACGTGCTGCCCGAGGAGGCTCCGGCGGTCTGA
- the bla gene encoding class A beta-lactamase, whose translation MHETKETDRAEAAARPESRPGRRAVLALGAGAGAALATVPSASAHAATPPARGPAPGGPALSRRLRDLERRYSARLGVFALDTATGRTAEYRADERFPLCSVFKTLAAAAVLRDLDHDGAYLARRIHYTEKDVTDAGYAPVTGLAENIAGGLTVEELCAAAVSESDNGAANLVLRELGGPTAITRFCRSLGDRTTRLDRYEPALNSAEPWRRTDTTRPRAIGLTYARLVLGRALESADRRRLTGWLIANTTNTERFRAGLPDDWTLADKTGGGQAYGVANDVGVVWPPGRPALVLAVLSTKHDPAGPTDNPLVAKAAALTAAALT comes from the coding sequence ATGCACGAGACGAAGGAGACGGACCGGGCCGAAGCGGCGGCCCGTCCGGAGTCACGACCGGGCAGGCGTGCGGTGCTGGCCCTCGGCGCGGGCGCGGGGGCCGCGCTGGCGACCGTGCCGTCGGCCTCCGCGCACGCCGCGACGCCGCCCGCACGGGGTCCGGCGCCCGGCGGTCCCGCGTTGTCGCGGCGGTTGCGCGACCTGGAGCGGCGGTACTCCGCGCGGCTCGGCGTCTTCGCCCTCGACACCGCCACGGGGCGTACCGCGGAGTACCGCGCGGACGAGCGCTTCCCCCTGTGCTCGGTGTTCAAGACGCTCGCCGCGGCGGCGGTCCTGCGCGACCTCGACCACGACGGCGCGTACCTCGCCCGGCGGATCCACTACACCGAAAAGGACGTCACGGACGCCGGGTACGCGCCGGTCACCGGCCTGGCCGAGAACATCGCGGGCGGTCTGACCGTCGAGGAACTGTGCGCAGCCGCCGTGTCCGAGAGCGACAACGGGGCGGCGAACCTTGTGCTGCGCGAGCTGGGCGGGCCGACCGCGATCACCCGCTTCTGCCGCTCGCTCGGGGACCGGACGACCCGGCTCGACCGGTACGAGCCCGCGCTGAACTCGGCGGAGCCGTGGCGGCGCACCGACACCACGCGGCCACGCGCGATCGGGCTGACCTACGCGCGTCTCGTGCTCGGCCGGGCTCTGGAGTCCGCGGACCGACGGCGGCTGACCGGATGGCTGATCGCCAACACCACCAACACCGAACGCTTCCGGGCCGGCCTGCCCGACGACTGGACGCTCGCCGACAAGACGGGGGGCGGGCAGGCGTACGGGGTCGCCAACGACGTGGGCGTGGTCTGGCCTCCCGGGCGGCCGGCCCTCGTCCTGGCGGTCCTGTCGACCAAGCACGATCCTGCGGGGCCCACGGACAACCCCCTGGTGGCCAAGGCCGCCGCGCTGACGGCGGCGGCCCTCACCTGA
- a CDS encoding sigma-70 family RNA polymerase sigma factor: protein MTDRSPTVPAPPSAATGATTDAAAAATAEYARVYAEQQPRLVAYARSLTRNTWTAEDLVAEAHFRVWRRLAAGHEIDNVPAYLRTTVRHLAIASGSTARETPSDPQAQAQDRAETGTHGEDPAERVAGVDLVVRVLGQLPERWVKALWLAEAEGQPLAAIGPQLGTKDGATAVLLHRAREGMRQAFLRAQTGAPDDPACQVHWARMPAYVRGAATARQSERLLGHVDTCDACRASLAALMRANDRLPAVVGPALLVLALGGTARFLPVFTAASAGVTGAVGGHGAGLLHGMRHAVSTGARTPTAATAGALVVGAAVVCLVLGWTDSAPAPHPSASGAPVAEAPVDEGPVTGTAVSSPPPSPTAARAESPGTSVREADVPVAGPPGPVAVAAPRGGADAAEPAARRPASAADPTALPTPAPADEPSTEAPQESPPPDDDPDGTPEPTPPVKDPEPEDPEPTGDDGHKGHEGHGEHGGHGSGSGHGGCPTDPPLTRAGNPKDRPPHPRSHSQAGTAPDREAGHPGVPHTAHPH from the coding sequence ATGACCGACAGGTCTCCCACGGTGCCCGCCCCGCCCTCCGCCGCCACCGGCGCCACCACCGACGCCGCCGCTGCCGCCACCGCCGAGTACGCGCGCGTCTACGCCGAGCAGCAGCCGCGGCTCGTCGCGTACGCCCGCTCGCTCACCAGGAACACCTGGACCGCCGAGGACCTCGTCGCCGAGGCCCACTTCCGCGTGTGGCGCCGGCTGGCCGCGGGGCACGAGATCGACAATGTGCCGGCCTACCTGAGGACGACGGTGCGGCATCTCGCGATCGCGTCCGGGAGCACGGCGCGCGAGACCCCGAGCGACCCACAGGCGCAGGCCCAGGACCGGGCCGAGACGGGCACGCACGGGGAGGATCCGGCCGAGCGGGTGGCCGGCGTGGACCTGGTGGTCCGGGTGCTCGGCCAGTTGCCCGAGCGCTGGGTGAAGGCGCTGTGGCTGGCGGAGGCCGAGGGGCAGCCGCTGGCGGCGATCGGGCCGCAGCTCGGCACGAAGGACGGCGCGACGGCCGTCCTCCTGCACCGGGCGCGGGAAGGCATGCGCCAGGCCTTCCTGCGGGCGCAGACCGGCGCTCCGGACGACCCCGCGTGCCAGGTCCACTGGGCCAGGATGCCGGCGTACGTGCGTGGCGCCGCGACCGCGCGCCAGAGCGAGCGGCTGCTCGGGCACGTGGACACCTGCGACGCGTGCCGTGCGTCGCTCGCCGCGCTGATGCGCGCCAACGACCGGCTGCCCGCTGTCGTCGGCCCGGCCCTGCTCGTCCTCGCCCTGGGCGGCACCGCCAGGTTCCTGCCGGTCTTCACCGCGGCATCGGCCGGCGTGACGGGCGCGGTCGGCGGCCACGGTGCGGGCCTGCTGCACGGGATGCGTCATGCCGTGTCCACCGGCGCCAGGACGCCCACGGCGGCGACGGCGGGCGCGCTCGTGGTGGGCGCCGCCGTGGTGTGTCTCGTCCTCGGCTGGACGGACTCCGCGCCGGCGCCCCACCCGTCGGCGAGCGGGGCACCGGTGGCCGAAGCTCCGGTCGACGAGGGCCCGGTGACGGGGACGGCGGTGTCGTCGCCTCCGCCGTCACCGACCGCGGCGCGGGCCGAGAGCCCCGGCACGTCGGTGCGGGAGGCCGATGTGCCGGTAGCCGGCCCGCCCGGGCCGGTGGCCGTCGCCGCACCGCGCGGCGGCGCCGACGCGGCCGAACCGGCCGCGCGGCGGCCCGCGTCCGCCGCGGACCCCACGGCACTCCCCACGCCCGCTCCGGCGGACGAGCCCTCGACGGAAGCCCCGCAGGAGTCACCGCCGCCGGACGATGACCCGGACGGCACGCCGGAACCCACCCCACCTGTAAAGGACCCCGAACCCGAAGACCCCGAACCCACCGGTGACGACGGCCACAAGGGTCACGAGGGTCACGGCGAACACGGCGGACACGGGAGTGGCTCAGGGCACGGCGGCTGCCCGACCGACCCCCCGCTCACCCGAGCCGGAAACCCGAAAGACCGGCCACCGCATCCGCGTTCGCATTCGCAGGCCGGGACGGCCCCGGACCGCGAAGCCGGCCACCCGGGCGTCCCACACACCGCACACCCCCACTGA
- a CDS encoding DUF6629 family protein: MCWSATADLVAGAGLLALGGVAVARVRRRRDLPLAALPLLLGAHQIVEAFVWDAGGGSGAATVAWTVIALPLLAVWVPAGVWCAAPPSARRGVAFTLAVGVATAVPLAHGIAAGPVTAEIRDHRVGYLVDLPYQPVLIAGYLVATVGALLLSGDRRLRALGAVVAVGAAGCFALWRLEFVSTWCAFAAVCSTMLLGWARAPRPRRVVR; the protein is encoded by the coding sequence ATGTGCTGGAGTGCGACGGCCGATCTGGTGGCGGGGGCTGGACTGCTCGCCCTCGGAGGGGTCGCCGTGGCCCGGGTTCGCCGCCGCCGGGACCTTCCGCTGGCCGCGTTGCCCCTGCTCCTCGGGGCGCACCAGATCGTGGAGGCCTTCGTCTGGGACGCGGGCGGGGGAAGCGGAGCCGCCACCGTCGCCTGGACCGTGATCGCGCTGCCGCTGCTGGCGGTGTGGGTGCCCGCGGGGGTGTGGTGCGCGGCCCCGCCGTCCGCCCGGCGCGGCGTCGCGTTCACGCTGGCCGTCGGCGTGGCGACCGCCGTGCCGCTCGCTCACGGCATCGCCGCAGGTCCGGTGACCGCCGAGATCCGCGACCACCGGGTCGGCTACCTCGTCGACCTGCCGTACCAGCCCGTCCTGATCGCGGGCTATCTGGTGGCCACGGTCGGTGCGCTGCTCCTGTCGGGCGACCGCCGGCTGCGGGCCCTCGGGGCGGTGGTCGCCGTGGGCGCGGCGGGGTGCTTCGCGCTGTGGCGGCTGGAGTTCGTGTCCACCTGGTGCGCCTTTGCCGCGGTCTGCTCGACGATGCTGCTCGGCTGGGCCCGTGCGCCGCGTCCGCGCCGCGTCGTGAGGTGA
- a CDS encoding STAS domain-containing protein produces the protein MNAPQTAGGFGLPHGGTAVLEVTSLPGRPGIRARGEISSVTRTPWEEALAGLARRHADVSYVELSEVGFVDVAGVAALAVTALGLPGGRVVVEHPPPQVSRVLSLFWPGLHRIEVSPR, from the coding sequence GTGAACGCCCCGCAGACAGCCGGAGGATTCGGGCTGCCGCACGGCGGGACCGCAGTGCTGGAAGTGACCTCGCTGCCCGGCCGGCCCGGCATCCGGGCCCGGGGCGAGATCAGCTCGGTCACCCGCACGCCGTGGGAAGAGGCCCTGGCGGGCCTGGCCCGGCGGCACGCCGACGTGTCGTACGTGGAGCTGTCGGAGGTCGGGTTCGTGGACGTGGCCGGAGTCGCGGCGCTGGCTGTCACGGCCCTGGGCCTGCCGGGGGGCCGGGTGGTCGTCGAGCATCCGCCGCCGCAGGTTTCGAGGGTGCTGAGCCTGTTCTGGCCGGGCCTGCACCGGATCGAGGTGTCGCCGCGATGA
- a CDS encoding anti-sigma factor RsbA family regulatory protein, translated as MSTVAIHESFEHPALFYRSAREYVDRTVSFVQEGLDVGEPVAVAVPGPNLELIREALGADARAVLLLDMTEAGRNPGRIISKVLRGFADGHRNGRVRIIGEPIWPGRSALEYPACAQHEALINPAFAGRAVTVLCPYDETGLDEEVLADARITHPTVLSGDAEAASDAYDWRSVVARYNRPLPPAPDAAEFAFGAQELAAARAFAVDRAGRLGLAGQRLTDAELAVAELTTNSVVHGGGRGTLAVWADGGQVVCEVRDAGRMIDPLAGRRPPEHGQIGGRGLLLVHYVADLVRVHTADDGTTVRFYLDRVGRPGGADPVGRVDGVGRVGR; from the coding sequence ATGAGCACGGTCGCGATCCACGAGTCGTTCGAGCACCCCGCGCTGTTCTACCGCTCCGCGCGGGAGTACGTGGACCGGACGGTGTCGTTCGTCCAGGAGGGCCTGGACGTCGGAGAGCCGGTGGCGGTGGCCGTGCCCGGACCCAACCTCGAGCTGATCAGGGAGGCCCTCGGCGCGGACGCGCGAGCCGTCCTCCTGCTGGACATGACCGAGGCGGGCCGCAACCCGGGCCGGATCATTTCCAAGGTGCTCCGCGGATTCGCCGACGGCCACCGGAACGGCCGGGTGCGGATCATCGGCGAGCCGATCTGGCCGGGCCGCAGCGCCCTGGAGTACCCCGCGTGCGCCCAGCACGAGGCGCTGATCAACCCGGCCTTCGCGGGCCGCGCGGTGACCGTCCTGTGCCCGTACGACGAGACCGGCCTGGACGAGGAGGTGCTGGCCGACGCGCGGATCACCCACCCGACCGTGCTGAGCGGCGACGCGGAGGCGGCGAGCGACGCCTACGACTGGCGTTCCGTCGTCGCCCGCTACAACCGGCCGCTGCCGCCCGCGCCGGACGCCGCGGAGTTCGCCTTCGGCGCGCAGGAGCTCGCCGCGGCCCGCGCCTTCGCGGTCGACCGCGCCGGACGACTGGGCCTGGCGGGGCAGCGGCTGACCGACGCCGAGCTGGCGGTGGCGGAGCTGACGACCAACAGCGTGGTGCACGGCGGAGGCCGCGGAACGCTCGCGGTCTGGGCGGACGGGGGACAGGTCGTGTGCGAGGTCCGGGACGCGGGCCGGATGATCGACCCGCTGGCCGGCCGCAGGCCGCCCGAGCACGGTCAGATCGGCGGCCGGGGCCTGTTGCTCGTGCACTACGTGGCCGACCTGGTGCGGGTGCACACCGCCGACGACGGGACGACCGTCCGCTTCTACCTCGACCGCGTCGGCCGTCCCGGCGGTGCCGACCCCGTCGGTCGCGTCGACGGCGTCGGCCGCGTGGGTCGCTGA
- a CDS encoding FAD-dependent oxidoreductase, which yields MNERAGQAGPPTLRVPVLIVGGSLVGLATSLFLGRLGVPHLLVERHAGTSIHPRGRGNNVRTMELFRVAGVERGIQDAAATLADNHGILQAPTLVGDAGEWLFRDIDPGGGLARFSPSSWCLCSQNDLEPVLLDHARRLGGDLRFSTELMSFEADAHGVGAVAKSRETGEHLAIRADYLVAADGPRSPVREQLGIGQSGPGDLFHNVSLTFRSRALADVVGDRRFIVCYLTSPDADGALLPVDNRENWVFHAPWHPEHGETLEEFTDERCVEHIRRAVGVADLDVEITGKAPWHAAQRVARSYRSGRVFLAGDSAHEMSPTGAFGSNTGIQDAHNLAWKLAAVLDGWAGDELLDTYDAERRPVAEATSARAAARSAEHSHPGFAPPPGSAGGPQRGILNVALGYRYPQGAVVGADDTVPVVPEGLDLSGAPGSRAPHLWVRRGDERLSTLDLYERSLVLLSDAARPSGWHEAACRLAQELSLPLRSYRVGDGPDADLTPEGDADWAERHGTSRGGAVLVRPDGFVAWRSPGPDPDAESTLRRVLQTGLGLG from the coding sequence ATGAACGAACGAGCCGGACAGGCCGGTCCCCCCACCCTCAGGGTCCCGGTCCTCATCGTCGGCGGCTCCCTGGTGGGCCTGGCGACCTCGCTGTTCCTCGGACGGCTGGGGGTACCGCACCTGCTGGTGGAGCGCCACGCCGGCACCTCCATCCATCCGCGCGGACGTGGCAACAACGTCCGCACGATGGAGCTGTTCCGGGTGGCGGGCGTGGAGCGGGGGATCCAGGACGCGGCGGCCACGCTGGCCGACAACCACGGCATCCTGCAGGCGCCCACCCTCGTCGGCGACGCCGGCGAATGGCTGTTCCGGGACATCGACCCGGGTGGCGGCCTGGCCCGCTTCAGCCCCAGCTCCTGGTGCCTGTGCAGCCAGAACGACCTGGAGCCGGTGCTGCTCGACCACGCCCGACGACTCGGCGGCGATCTGCGGTTCTCCACCGAGCTCATGTCGTTCGAGGCCGACGCCCACGGCGTCGGCGCGGTGGCCAAGAGCCGTGAGACCGGTGAGCACCTCGCCATCCGCGCGGACTACCTCGTCGCCGCCGACGGCCCGCGCAGCCCCGTCCGGGAGCAGCTCGGCATCGGGCAGAGCGGCCCCGGAGACCTGTTCCACAACGTCAGCCTCACCTTCCGCTCCCGCGCTCTGGCCGATGTCGTGGGCGACCGACGGTTCATCGTCTGCTACCTGACGAGTCCGGACGCCGACGGCGCCCTGCTGCCCGTGGACAACCGCGAGAACTGGGTCTTCCACGCCCCCTGGCACCCCGAACACGGCGAGACGCTCGAGGAGTTCACCGACGAGCGGTGCGTCGAGCACATCCGCCGCGCGGTCGGGGTCGCCGACCTCGACGTGGAGATCACCGGCAAGGCGCCCTGGCACGCCGCCCAGCGCGTCGCCCGCAGCTACCGTTCGGGCCGGGTGTTCCTGGCCGGCGACTCGGCGCACGAGATGTCGCCGACCGGGGCGTTCGGCTCCAACACCGGCATCCAGGACGCGCACAACCTCGCCTGGAAGCTGGCCGCCGTGCTCGACGGCTGGGCGGGAGACGAGCTGCTCGACACCTACGACGCCGAGCGCCGTCCCGTCGCGGAGGCCACCAGCGCCCGGGCCGCCGCCCGGTCCGCCGAGCACAGCCACCCGGGCTTCGCCCCGCCCCCCGGCTCCGCGGGCGGCCCGCAGCGCGGCATCCTGAACGTGGCCCTCGGCTACCGCTACCCGCAGGGCGCCGTCGTCGGCGCCGACGACACGGTCCCGGTCGTCCCGGAAGGCCTCGATCTGAGCGGCGCACCCGGCAGCCGGGCTCCCCACCTGTGGGTGCGGCGCGGGGACGAACGGCTCTCCACCCTGGACCTCTACGAGCGGTCCCTCGTGCTGCTCAGCGACGCCGCCCGGCCGAGCGGCTGGCACGAGGCCGCCTGCCGCCTCGCCCAGGAGCTGTCGCTGCCGCTGAGGTCGTACCGGGTGGGCGACGGCCCCGATGCCGACCTGACGCCGGAGGGCGACGCCGACTGGGCGGAGCGCCACGGCACGTCCCGCGGGGGCGCCGTGCTCGTACGGCCCGACGGGTTCGTCGCCTGGCGGTCGCCGGGCCCGGACCCGGACGCCGAGTCCACACTGCGCCGCGTCCTGCAGACCGGTCTGGGGCTGGGCTGA